The Trichosurus vulpecula isolate mTriVul1 chromosome 3, mTriVul1.pri, whole genome shotgun sequence genome includes a window with the following:
- the ALLC gene encoding probable allantoicase: protein MADYPKEGKTDEIPNFIQLTELASEHVGGKVLFATDDFFAPAENLLKKHRPSYKPKEYTEFGKWMDGWETRRKRTPGHDWCIIQLGIQGLIRGFDIDTAFFTGNHAPRISIQAACLQNEEIPDIPPRGAKLGCAATEEEFEAIEMLESSNWQCLVPIEKLKPGYAGTNHNYFPVSSHQRWTHLRLNIFPDGGIARLRVYGTGQKDWSSADPKELIDLVSMVHGGVCVGYSNAHFGHPKNIIGIGKPKSMADGWETARRLDRPPIIETDDNGVLLVPGGEWAIFRLAHPGVVTQIEIDTHHFKGNYPDTCKLEGCVLTTQEEEEGILQKWHLPSVKWKPLLSVTKLSSNKKHLFDSVALQLQNVITHVKITIAPDGGVSRLRLWGFPSSICLLRPSERVMSSRRFPVIVPLKAMNSTFKIT from the exons GTTTTATTTGCAACAGATGACTTTTTTGCTCCTGCGGAAAACCTTTTAAAG AAACACAGACCAAGCTATAAGCCAAAGGAATACACAGAGTTTGGAAAATGGATGGATGGCTGGGAGACCAGAAGGAAGAGAACTCCAG GTCATGACTGGTGTATCATCCAACTAGGAATACAAGGGCTTATTCGTGGCTTTGATATAGACACTGCTTTCTTCACTGGAAACCACGCTCCCAGAATATCAATACAGGCAGCATGCTTACAAAATG AGGAGATACCAGACATACCACCAAGAGGGGCAAAATTAGGATGTGCCGCcactgaggaagaatttgaagccATTGAGATG CTGGAGTCAAGCAATTGGCAATGTCTGGTTCCCATAGAAAAACTCAAACCAGGATATGCAGGCACCAATCACAACTATTTTCCTGTCTCTTCTCACCAAAGATGGACCCATCTAAGGCTCAACATCTTTCCAG aTGGTGGAATTGCACGCCTTCGGGTCTATGGTACTGGACAAAAGGATTGGTCTTCGGCAGATCCTAAAGAATTGATTGATCTTGTGTCAATGGTGCATGGAGGGGTTTGTGTGGGCTATAGTAATGCCCATTTTGGCCATCCAAAAAATATTATAG GTATAGGAAAGCCGAAGTCCATGGCTGATGGCTGGGAAACTGCAAGAAGACTAGACAGGCCACCAATAATAGAA ACTGATGATAATGGAGTTCTGCTGGTACCTGGTGGTGAATGGGCGATTTTCAGACTGGCACATCCTGGTGTAGTCACTCAAATAGAGATAGACACACATCATTTTAAAG GTAATTACCCAGATACCTGCAAACTTGAGGGCTGTGTTCTAACGActcaagaggaagaagaaggtatTTTGCAAAAGTGGCATTTACCAAGTGTCAAGTGGAAACCGCTACTTTCTGTCACAAAG TTGTCGTccaacaagaagcatttatttgatAGTGTTGCTCTCCAGCTGCAAAATGTCATAACCCATGTGAAAATTACCATTGCTCCAGATGGGGGAGTGAGCCGTCTTCGTTTGTGGGGCTTCCCCAGCTCTATCTGTCTCCTACGGCCCAGTGAAAGAGTGATGTCCTCCAGACGATTCCCTGTGATTGTGCCTTTGAAAGCAATGAATTCTACCTTCAAAATCACCTGA